The Spirosoma sp. SC4-14 DNA window AAAAGTCTGATGGCCTTACGTAATTCGGTCCCTATTGAAGAATACTTGGAGCACATAGCCGCCAATTTTGCATAAGTAAACAGCCATTCTGACAACGGTAACGCCTTACCAGAGTGAGCTAAGGGTGCATCATCTAAAGGTATTACCGCAAAAACAACAGATTTCGTTTTGAGGTAATACCTTTGGATGTTTTCTGATGGCTGGTTCGTATGAAGGTAAACGAAGAAGTTATTTTATTCTTTTCGGTACTTAAATGGGTCGTTCTGGCGAGCCTGATCGGATGCGTTACGGGGCTTGCTGCCACTGCTTTCATCAGCGTTATTCACCTTGTTATTGAGCAGAGTAATGAGTATCAGTATGTTTTTTATTTTTTACCGCTCAGTTTTTTTATTGCCAATTTGCTAAGCCAGTTTGTCCTCAAACGCCATTTAGGAACCGATGCGCTTATTGCGGCCATTAACAAAAACTATGGCAGAATTGAAGGGACTTTTATTCCTACTAAAGTTATTAATGTAGTATTGATTCTGGCAACGGGCGGTTCGGCCGGTAAAGAAAGTCCGTGTGCGCAGCTAGGTGCTGGTATTGGGAGCGTATGGGCAACGCTGTTACGTGTCGACGATGTTGACCGGCGAAAAATGGTGTTGTGTGGTTTCTGTGCGGGTTTTGCCTGTGTGTTTGGGGCTCCCTTGGCGGGAGCCTTGTTTGGTATCGAGGTACTGGCGGTAGGTGTCATTCTATACGATGTATTGCTGCCAGCTTTTGTTGCTTCTATTACCGCCTATCAGATTTCATCGGCCTTTGGTATCACGTTTTTTTATTATCCGCTGGATTTTGTTCCAACCTTCGAAGAAGGTTTTTTTATTCGACTGCTCCTGAGTGGTGTGTTTTTTGGCCTATGTGCCTACGCGCTCATACAGATGATTAAGCGGACAAGTAGCTGGACAGCGGCTATCCCGATTTGGCGACCGATGAAGGGGCTGCTCGGCGGCTTTGTTCTGGTTGGACTTACGCTGCTTTTTTCGAGAGATTATCTGGGGTTAGGTCTTAATTTGATGGAAAATTGCCTGAAAGGTGCTCATGTTGTTGGGTATGCCTTCCTTCTGAAGGCTGTCTTTACGGTTATTACGCTGAGCATCAGTCGAAGCGGTAGCGTTATTACACCCGTATTGTTCATTGGGGCTACGGCTGGTAGTTTTTTTGGCGATTTGCTTGGCGTTGATCAGGCTACGTTTGCTGCGGTGGGTTTTGTGAGTGTTTTAGCAGGGGCTACCAATACGCCTATCGCCATGAGTGTAATGGCAATTGAGCTATTTGGGGCAGCCGTTGCACCTTATGCCGCCGTTTCGTGCGTGATCAGCTTCCTGATGTCGGGTCACCAGAGCTTATACACATCACAAGTATTGTCGGTTAGCAAATCGAGGGCGCTGAACACCGAGTTGGGAAAAGAAATTAAAGATATAGAAGAAATGAGCCGACGCATAGATAACCGATTGATCCGATGGTTTCGGAAACGGTTTGAGCGGCATAAAAACAACTAAGTCCGCCCTGAAAAAGGCCGTAATGCAATCGTTAGGTTTTACGTTTGTAGCATCCTTACAGTATTGGTCGTTATACCCGCCACTTCGAATCCTACCACAAAGGGTATGCCTTTGCCTAAGGTTAGCTGGCGATCGTAGAGCTGTTCTACCGTTAATGCCAATAGCTTTAAGCCAAATCAGAATTTCATCGGCAGCAGTTGGGTATTCCGGACTATCTAATTCCGTGAAATCGGTCAAATAGCTTGCTTTTAATGCCTGGGTTCGGTTGCGTTTAAACGGCAATCGGGGCTAAGAAAGCGTTTATGGCAGCAGCTATTTCGTCAGCGAATTCTTCCAGCGCAAAGTGGCCCGTATTGAACAAGTGAAGCTCCGCATTGGGCAGATCGGTTAAAAAAGCGCGAGCCGCTGCTTCCGGAAAAAATGGGTCATTTTGGCCCCAAACCAGCAACGTGGCAGGCTGATACTGGCGAAAATATTGTTGCCATACCTCAAATTGAGAGAAGTTTGAGGTATAGTTGTGCAGCAGATTCAGATGAATATCGACCAGACCGGGGCGATTCAATAATAAATGATCGAGTACATAATGATCTGGGTTGATTCGGGAAGGGTTTTCAGCACCGGTCTCGTAAACCATTTTTACACCATCCAGCGTCATCAAACCACGAATTGGCAGTTCGGTTTCGACAGTCCGATTCTGTAGGAAGGGCATTGCTGCACCAAAGCCGGGACCGATGCCTGCTTCATAAGCATTGGCATTCTGGATGATGAGCGATTCAATCAGCTCAGGCCGACGAGAGGCAATCCGGAACCCGATAGGACCGCCGTAATCATGGGCATAAAGGCTAAATCGTACTAAGCCGAGTTGGTCAATCCATTGCTCAAGAACCTTTGCCAGCGTGTCGAACGTATAATCGAATTCGTTGGCGGCCGGCGCTGCACTATGACCAAATCCTGGATAGTCGGGAGCAATCAGATGAAAATCATTTTTCAATAGATCGATAAGTTGGCCAAAGGTATGCGAGGCACCTGGAAAGCCTGTTAATAACAAAATTGCTGGCTTGTTCGGATTGCCAGCTTCGCGATGAAAAATGCGTAAACCAGCTACATTGGTAGTGTGATACCGGACACGGGTATGTGCTTGTGTTTGCATAAAAGTATAAGTGAGAAATGAATGGTAAGCGGAACAGGTAAAATGGGCAATCTACTGACCGAGGGCGTAATCCAGCGAGTATCGGTTGGCGTTGGTGAGCCATATGAGCGCTACATAACAGACCAGATATATCAGTTGTAGCGAAGCAGTTGGCCAGTCGCTTTGCAGGCATTTGCCAATAATCAGCATATTGAGCAACAGTGTACCGGCTAGCAGTGTTGGTAGTGTAAAAATTCCGGGAATTAACAGACTGCCGATCAGGGTCTCCATAATTGGCAGTATCCATCCGAACAGAGAGACTAGGATTGGTGGCAAAGGTGCACTCGAAAAATCGCTGGTTAACGTTCGGCTAAATGTGCGTAATCCCTTTCGCCACCGAACTATGCCATGCAATAGAATATTAGTCCCCAGCCCTATTCGGAATAGGCCATATGCTAGCTCAGGTTCGTTTACGCTCATAGTCAGGTAGTTGTTAGTTTGTATGTTTCTAAATTTGTACAGACCAGTCTGTATTTTTTTTGTAAAAAAAATTACAGTAAACGTTCTACGATTCGGCGAGCCGCATTAACCGGTTCTACACTATGGTAAAGTTGACTTGTGATGAGTGCGCCTTCGAATAGAAGGCTAATTTGCGCAGCCAGGTCAGGGTCCGCATCGGCCAGCAAATCGGTAATTACCTGACTCATCTTTGTTTTGTGGCCGCGAATGAGTTGCCGGGTGTTGAGTTCGGCTGGCGGCAATTCAACCAGAGCATTCTGAAAATTACAACCTCTAAAGTCGACGGATTCTAGAAAGCTTTTTAAGAGATCGAAAAGAGCCAGGACTTTCTCTTTCGGTGTATCCAGGGGTGCAATTGCCCGTTCAACCTGCCGGAACCAATCCTGGCTTACCTGAGCCAGATAGGCCTGTAAAACATCATCTTTCGTTTTAAAATGTTGATATAGACTGGCTTTGGCTACGCCTGCTTCTTCAATAAGTTGATTGATTCCTGTTTGATTATATCCCTGCTGATGAAACAGTCGAGCAGCCATATCAACAATTCGCTGGCGAACTGTTGATTGATCGGTTTTAGGACTTGCTTTAGGTTTCATGAAGCAAAGTTAAAGAAAAAGTGAATAAAACAGACAAGTCTGTATGTTTTATTTTCAATAGACCACAGAATTGTATGGAATTGCATTCTTAATACACTCGAAGTTGAATAAAGCATTCATCCTTTTCGCCGTTTGTGTAGCCATTGCCGGGTATTGATCCTACATTGTTTTCATCAACGGATAGAATTTGCGCCGTTAATATGCCAGTCGTACTCATTTGAATAGCTAAAACAACAATGGCTGAGTCCCCAGCCGGGACGGATTCTATAATTGCCGTGATAGTTTGTCCGGTAACAGTTAGCCCATTTGTGCTGGTTAGTTGCCAACCATCCGGTAATAGCGTCTGAATGACAGTGTTATTAGCCGCTAAACCTCCACGATTACTAACCACAAGGGTTATACTGGCAATGTCGTTAACCTTATATAATAGCTTGTCTGTCAGGACAGCCAGACTAAGTTCAACGCTATCGGTAGCAACGGGAGGCTGGCTGGAAAGAACAGGAGGAAGAGGAACCTGATTGGGGTTTGGCGAACTATAAACCGGCGCATTGACAGTGCCTACCCGAAGATCTACAATAGCCATATCGTCCTGTCCATCGCCAGTACCGCTACCGGGCTGGCTATCGGGGTCTGTTGATAGTGATGCTGTAATCTGAGCAGCATTCCAGAATATTCCCATTGTATTAACCTGTAGCTGATATGTAAATACCAGTGTTTGGCCTACAGCCAAACTGTCGGTTGCTATCGATACCACATTGTTGTTCTCGTTTAGGGCTGTTGAAGAACTACCGCTGAATGACAAGCCATCGGGCAATCGATTTTCGATAACTATGGCTCGGGCGGTCTGCGGACCTTCATTATATAGATTAAGGAATAAACTAACCGTATCGCCTACTGATACAACCCGCTTAGAGGCTGAGAGTCCAATTGATAGGTCAGCATACACAGGGCGTACTGTTACCACCGCTGTTCCCGATTGAATTCCTGTGCCGCAGCTATTACTAACTGACTGAATGGTGTAGGTAGTTGTTTGACTGGGTGAAACATAGACCGTAGCCGGACTGCTTGCCACTATGCCGCTTTGGCCAGACGATAAGGTATATGACCAGGGGCCATTTCCCGTAAAAGATAAGGATAAAGGTGCCGTTTGGCCAACGTCGATGCTTAAACTGCTGGGACTAACAACTGCTAAAGGCTCCTGAATAAAAGCATCAATATGGCTGTCCATCCAGTTTAGCCGATTTGTTAGCCAGGTTTTCAGGAAATCGATCTCATCGGCCAGCGTAGCTCCATTATACGACGGTTCATCGTTCCAGATCGATACGCCGATGATTGGCCATTTTTGAAAATTCCGGTCATAGGCCCCCTGATTCATTAATGTATATTGTGTATCGATAAAATCTAGCAAGGTAGATGTTTGCCATACGGTTTGGCGCAATTGTCTATAGCGGCTAACAACTTTATGAGTATAGGTACAGCAGGAAAGGAGCTTGCCCCACCAAAACGGGACCGGAAAAGCGGGGTCGCCCGGAGCCAGATAGCGCCAGCCTTCAGAAGACTGGGAATAGGAGGGAAATGGAGTTAATAAAAAACCAAAAGCCAGGTTTAAATCCCAGATGGGGCCAGCCGAAAGTTTACCTCCTTTGCTATCTCGTTCTTTGGATATATAGGCACTAAATCGGTATGCATCGGCATTGCTTGTTGTTTCTTCTAGCAAGAAATGATCAATAAATGTATCGTCAACAACATATTTTGAATAACCAGTTGTAGCCTGACAACACGTTGAGCTGGCCATTGTTGTTTCAAAGGTGTTTATATAATTCTTGATATACGTAAACTGCTGCGATACCAGGTTGTCGTCGTTAGGGTAGTGAGTTAGCCAATAATGCGGCCGGTTTCCACCGGGGCTCGAATAAGCAGATTGCCATTGATGATCGGGGTCAAAAGAGCCGCAGGTCTTGTCAATTTTAACAATATACCCACCCGTTATCGAATTGTTGCCCAAATCGGTCGGGTCCAGTTTATTAATATTTACTCGGTTAGCATCTCGCTTGACCTTTTCTTCAAAAATATAAATACCCTGATATTCATTATTAATGATTACTTCAACGGCTTTTGTCCGGGAGGCATATCGCCCTGCCTGATTCGACATGAAAAAGGCTAACTGATCGCGAAGGAACGTTTTGTCGGTATAGGAAGCAATAAGAAGCCAATCACTTTCGGCCGGAAAGCCTAAGAGCGAAGCGTTTATTGAGGTTGTAACTGCGGTTGTAGACCGGAGTTCAATTCCCAGCGATTTTTTTGGGAAGTTTTGACTGCTACAGCCATGATATTCTACTTTAGCTTTACCATCAAAACCATTGGCTGTATCTGCTGGCGTATTAACTCCGCTTATATTATTAATAATTTTCAGATCGCAGATGATTCCTGGTTCGTCGTTTATCAGTTGCCCATGCGTATCAATTAATACGATTGGTAAATTCGTAGTGCTCAGTGTCTGGGCGTTTGCAATTGTACTTAGATAGAAAGCTGACACTAAGCCAGCAAGGAGGAATCCGGTGATTAATGAGCGTTTCATGGCTGTTGCGTATAGGTGTGGTCATGTTTAGTAGCAGTTATAGTGATTCGTTGATTAAAGCTGTAGGCTTTAAAGAATAATAGCTCCGGGGGTTTCTGGGAAATGTACTAAAAGTATGAATTTATTTAATAATACAAGATATTGATTATCAGTATAATTGATGATTTTAATCAGGTTGATTTTAATTTATTATTTGGAGAAATGTTATATATTTTGATCTCGTATGTATGTGTTTTGCTAATCTATAGTAGGCTTTATTTTGTAAGAGTAAATTATTGATATATTTATATTTGACTCTGTAAAGGTTACTTTTGGGTTTTGGTCGAACTCTGTCAGGATCTTTTATTAAACGGTCATTATGGGTCTTTAATCATAGTGACCGGGCTTAGTCCAACTCGGGTTTATGAATAACGACTATCCTGATTTACTTTTAAGAATGCCGTACGGGGCATCTATATAGTATTGAAAAATAAGTAAGGCTAGTTGAAATATATCATTAGATAAGTACTACTTACTTGTCATTTTTGTGAGTATGTTTGTAGCTTACTTACAGGTAAATCCTCTTACACGACTACTTAATTACTTTAATTGCTGATGTCTGTCGGGAAATCTCCCTGGGTCTGGGTTGTTGATGATGATCAGGACGACCAATATTTATTCGAACTGGCTTTTAAACGGATTATTCCGCCTGTTCAGGTAAAATTACTTGATGACGGAGAGGAGTTATTGCCTGCCCTGGTGCAGACTACTGAGTTGCCGGATCTAATCATACTGGATTTGAATATGCCCCGGCTCAATGGACTCGAAACGCTGCAACAGATCAGACAGCAGCCCGATTACCAGAAGATTCCTATAGTGGTCTTAACGACATCGACCCGGAAAGAAGATAAAGAAAAAGCAGTTCAACTGGGAGCCAATGGCTTCTTAACTAAACCGCCTTCCTTAGATGCTATTCTGGCTCTGTTTCGTCAGTTAATTCTTGAGTGGCGGCTTTGACCGTGCTACGGGTGGCGATAAATAATTTTACCCTTACGAATTGTGTAGGCCACACTGGAGAGCGATTTTATGTCGGTGGCCGGGTCGGCAGAAAGTACTACCAAATCGGCATCCATACCGGTCGTTATCTGTCCAGTATAATTGGCTGTGCCGAAGCGTTTAGCCGGAGCTGTGGTTAATGCGGTCAGAATTTGCGGGAAAGTCATTCCGGCGGCTTCCATTAATATATACTCATCAGCAGGAGAGTAGTCGGGCATAAAGCCTGTGTCTGTGCCAAACAGAATTTGACCTCCAGCGTTGGCGTAGGAGGCAAGCTGTTGAACGGCAGTGGTGATCAGCGAATTATTTTCTGTTGGAATTTTTAGCCGTTCCAGGTCCCATTTATAAAGCTTCAGAGTTGGAATTAGTGCCATCTTTCCCATCAACATACGCCGAATTGTTTCATCGGACCACCCTTTTCGATCGTCGGGTGAGACATGCGTAAGAATATCTACTCCACCCTCAATGGCAATTAAAACACCATCGTTGTTACTTGGATGCGCAAAGACAGGCTTATTTTGTGCATGAGCAGCTACAACGGCTGCTTTTATTACATCGGGCTTCATCGGAATAATCATCCGCCCGGTGGGAGAGGCCGACCATAGTTTAATGGCATCGGCACCGGCTGCCAGTTGTTTGTTAACATAATCACTGGCCTGCCTGGGATTGTCAATTTCAGGAAGCTTGAGTGGGGCAATGTAGAATGGGCTACCGCCCTGTGGCGTAAAAGGTACGCCTGCCGTAAAAATAGTTGGTCCGTCCACTTCGCCGGTTTCGATTCGGTGGCGAAGCCTGAGTAGATTAGACAAATCCAGAGTAGCCAAATCAAAGGCGTAGGTAAATCCATACTGAGTTAGCATCGATTCCAACTGCTGATTTAATCGGGAGGCTGGAAGGCTATCGGCGCGCTGCCATTGAGGCTCCATAAAGTGTACATGGCAGTTCCAGAATCCGGCTGTCATTACCAGGCCGCTACAGTCGAGTTGTTTGATGCCTTCAGGAATCTTAACCTGCTTACGGTTGCCTACTGCGGCAATTTTGCCCTGATGAATTAACACAACACCGTCTGAAATCGGCTTAGCTGTTGGTGAGGGATAAAGTTTAGCACCTACCAGCGCTAAATCATCCGATTGAACAGACGCCTAAGTCTGGCCATGAACTGTATTTGTACAGAGTATAGTCAGCGAAAATAGAGCCAATACTACCTGTTTGATGGCTCTGATAGCAGCAACTGTCATTTAATAGCCTTAAAAGTTAAACCAAAAATAAAAGCTTAGCGAATAGGTTATTACTCTTTTGTTCACTGATTTGGCAGTAAATACGGGCTTTGCCGCTTTTGCGTAATAGTGTTAATTATGAGTAGTAAAATTTGGGGCAAGCGGGAGGAATCCTCATTTTTGCAGAATATTCATCTTTCCTGATTAAACCTCGTTGCCACTCAGTTGTCACAACCAGGATAAGTTGATTCAGGAACCAGTAGATTCGTAATTGGAGGTAACATAAAGTATGCGTCAATCGATACTTATTGGACTCGTTATTATAGGAAGCCTTACCGGACTCACGTGGTACTTTTCGGCCTTAGCCGATTTGTTCTCTGATTTTGTTGCTCTAACTTATGAGCAAAACTTTTTGGCGCTGCTTCCGAAAACAGTTACCTTATTGCTCTATACCTACTCTGGTATTCATTTTCTCCGAAAGAAAACAAACCTGCTCTAATCAGTTATGCGTTTCTTGCTGCGCGGGGTAGAACGGGCGTTCATTTAGGCAGCGTGGCAGTTCATTTTGCTAATGTGATGGTAACTGGTGTGCTGACCTATAGTTTATTGAGTAGTCCTGCTGATTTTAATAGTTCATTAGGGTTTACTGGTTTTTTTCCGATATTATTAGGAGGCTTAATCGTTATATTGACCTTACAGATGCGCACGCAGGCTGCTAACCATCAGCATAATCATGGGTAAGCCAGTCCCTGAATAAGCCGGGTTCTTTTCAGGGACTGGCTTATTCAGGAGGCCTTGGCAATCTGTTCTTCCTGTTGTTGGCGCACCTGCTGCCCGATAGGAACATAGTCGATTTCGCAGGGATAGCCGAACAGGCAGTTTTCTTTGATTCGTTGGGCTACGCGCTCCGGTACCATCTGTTCCCA harbors:
- a CDS encoding chloride channel protein, whose product is MKVNEEVILFFSVLKWVVLASLIGCVTGLAATAFISVIHLVIEQSNEYQYVFYFLPLSFFIANLLSQFVLKRHLGTDALIAAINKNYGRIEGTFIPTKVINVVLILATGGSAGKESPCAQLGAGIGSVWATLLRVDDVDRRKMVLCGFCAGFACVFGAPLAGALFGIEVLAVGVILYDVLLPAFVASITAYQISSAFGITFFYYPLDFVPTFEEGFFIRLLLSGVFFGLCAYALIQMIKRTSSWTAAIPIWRPMKGLLGGFVLVGLTLLFSRDYLGLGLNLMENCLKGAHVVGYAFLLKAVFTVITLSISRSGSVITPVLFIGATAGSFFGDLLGVDQATFAAVGFVSVLAGATNTPIAMSVMAIELFGAAVAPYAAVSCVISFLMSGHQSLYTSQVLSVSKSRALNTELGKEIKDIEEMSRRIDNRLIRWFRKRFERHKNN
- a CDS encoding TetR/AcrR family transcriptional regulator, which encodes MKPKASPKTDQSTVRQRIVDMAARLFHQQGYNQTGINQLIEEAGVAKASLYQHFKTKDDVLQAYLAQVSQDWFRQVERAIAPLDTPKEKVLALFDLLKSFLESVDFRGCNFQNALVELPPAELNTRQLIRGHKTKMSQVITDLLADADPDLAAQISLLFEGALITSQLYHSVEPVNAARRIVERLL
- a CDS encoding CotH kinase family protein; this encodes MKRSLITGFLLAGLVSAFYLSTIANAQTLSTTNLPIVLIDTHGQLINDEPGIICDLKIINNISGVNTPADTANGFDGKAKVEYHGCSSQNFPKKSLGIELRSTTAVTTSINASLLGFPAESDWLLIASYTDKTFLRDQLAFFMSNQAGRYASRTKAVEVIINNEYQGIYIFEEKVKRDANRVNINKLDPTDLGNNSITGGYIVKIDKTCGSFDPDHQWQSAYSSPGGNRPHYWLTHYPNDDNLVSQQFTYIKNYINTFETTMASSTCCQATTGYSKYVVDDTFIDHFLLEETTSNADAYRFSAYISKERDSKGGKLSAGPIWDLNLAFGFLLTPFPSYSQSSEGWRYLAPGDPAFPVPFWWGKLLSCCTYTHKVVSRYRQLRQTVWQTSTLLDFIDTQYTLMNQGAYDRNFQKWPIIGVSIWNDEPSYNGATLADEIDFLKTWLTNRLNWMDSHIDAFIQEPLAVVSPSSLSIDVGQTAPLSLSFTGNGPWSYTLSSGQSGIVASSPATVYVSPSQTTTYTIQSVSNSCGTGIQSGTAVVTVRPVYADLSIGLSASKRVVSVGDTVSLFLNLYNEGPQTARAIVIENRLPDGLSFSGSSSTALNENNNVVSIATDSLAVGQTLVFTYQLQVNTMGIFWNAAQITASLSTDPDSQPGSGTGDGQDDMAIVDLRVGTVNAPVYSSPNPNQVPLPPVLSSQPPVATDSVELSLAVLTDKLLYKVNDIASITLVVSNRGGLAANNTVIQTLLPDGWQLTSTNGLTVTGQTITAIIESVPAGDSAIVVLAIQMSTTGILTAQILSVDENNVGSIPGNGYTNGEKDECFIQLRVY
- a CDS encoding amidohydrolase family protein gives rise to the protein MLIHQGKIAAVGNRKQVKIPEGIKQLDCSGLVMTAGFWNCHVHFMEPQWQRADSLPASRLNQQLESMLTQYGFTYAFDLATLDLSNLLRLRHRIETGEVDGPTIFTAGVPFTPQGGSPFYIAPLKLPEIDNPRQASDYVNKQLAAGADAIKLWSASPTGRMIIPMKPDVIKAAVVAAHAQNKPVFAHPSNNDGVLIAIEGGVDILTHVSPDDRKGWSDETIRRMLMGKMALIPTLKLYKWDLERLKIPTENNSLITTAVQQLASYANAGGQILFGTDTGFMPDYSPADEYILMEAAGMTFPQILTALTTAPAKRFGTANYTGQITTGMDADLVVLSADPATDIKSLSSVAYTIRKGKIIYRHP
- a CDS encoding DoxX family protein, whose product is MSVNEPELAYGLFRIGLGTNILLHGIVRWRKGLRTFSRTLTSDFSSAPLPPILVSLFGWILPIMETLIGSLLIPGIFTLPTLLAGTLLLNMLIIGKCLQSDWPTASLQLIYLVCYVALIWLTNANRYSLDYALGQ
- a CDS encoding alpha/beta hydrolase produces the protein MQTQAHTRVRYHTTNVAGLRIFHREAGNPNKPAILLLTGFPGASHTFGQLIDLLKNDFHLIAPDYPGFGHSAAPAANEFDYTFDTLAKVLEQWIDQLGLVRFSLYAHDYGGPIGFRIASRRPELIESLIIQNANAYEAGIGPGFGAAMPFLQNRTVETELPIRGLMTLDGVKMVYETGAENPSRINPDHYVLDHLLLNRPGLVDIHLNLLHNYTSNFSQFEVWQQYFRQYQPATLLVWGQNDPFFPEAAARAFLTDLPNAELHLFNTGHFALEEFADEIAAAINAFLAPIAV
- a CDS encoding response regulator; translation: MSVGKSPWVWVVDDDQDDQYLFELAFKRIIPPVQVKLLDDGEELLPALVQTTELPDLIILDLNMPRLNGLETLQQIRQQPDYQKIPIVVLTTSTRKEDKEKAVQLGANGFLTKPPSLDAILALFRQLILEWRL